A window of Onychostoma macrolepis isolate SWU-2019 chromosome 01, ASM1243209v1, whole genome shotgun sequence contains these coding sequences:
- the LOC131547788 gene encoding von Willebrand factor A domain-containing protein 5A-like, with amino-acid sequence MAREGSGHAQFITGTDRMQPKVMQSLRFALQPAVDNISVNWTVPEGVTVDMLSPPINTLFQGQRALIHAQIKGQVKALHGLI; translated from the exons ATGGCCAGAGAAGGTTCTGGTCACGCTCAGTTCATCACAGGCACTGACCGCATGCAGCCCAAA GTGATGCAGTCGCTCAGGTTTGCTCTCCAGCCGGCTGTGGATAATATCTCTGTGAACTGGACCGTTCCTGAAGGTGTGACGGTGGACATGCTGTCTCCACCCATCAACACCCTGTTCCAGGGTCAGAGGGCGCTCATCCACGCTCAGATTAAAGGACAGGTGAAAGCTTTGCATGGTTTAATCTAA